DNA from Fusarium musae strain F31 chromosome 7, whole genome shotgun sequence:
GCAGCAGCTTTAGTCTGGTCGTTTGTTGGCATATCAATCTCAAAATCGTCGTCAGCAATTTTACGTTTGAATGTGTCGAGCTCTGGTAGCTCATAGCGCTCCTTGGTTTTGAGTCGACTCATCGctgcctcttcatcctcctccttgagaaAGTCCAGGGAGACAGAGCCCATAGGGACGGACCTTAGCCGCTTGCTGGTGGCCATTTTCTGAACGTTGGCCTTTGCCTCAAGAAAGGATGCCGGCGAGACTGGGTCTCTCTTGATGGGGTGACAGCCTTCAATCTTCCAGCGAACCCAGTTCTTGTCTCTAGCCAGCACGGTTTCTACCATTCGATAAAAGTATGGACCATCAGCACCCTGGCGGAGGTAGTCCGCAATAGTCTTCTTCATATCACTAGCCCATTCAGCCTAGCAAGGGGTTAGCTGAAGCGCTCTCTACTGTGGTCGTAGTTCCTGAAACACTTACGTCTTCGTCACTCAGGACTTGGTCACTGTACATGACGGCCTTATTCACGCTGGCATTGGCGGGGAGAGCCTCTGTCAGTCGCTCTCGTGCTTGGGTTGATAGTGAGATGAGGAAATCCATGACGATGAGAGCTTGCACAAGAATATGCCGACGGAAAGACAAATCACTGATCTGTATTGTTGTTAGCTTCAACTCGAGTCAGACTGAGTTATGAGACACTACCTCCAGGTCGAATAAATCTTTACTAGTGAGATATTTGGGATTGAACGTGTTAGaactctcatcttcttctccactcTCTCGTTTTCGTTTGAGGCTTTGTCTTGAATCGTTGTGCACTGTCTGAAAGACTTTCATTGTGGCTGCTAGACCCTCTTTGAAGGACGACAGATTGGCAGTCTCAAAAAGCCTTTTGGGTTGACTGAAGTATTCCTGGAGGGACCAGAATATTGGATAAAGCTCGTCTGTCGATAAGGGCTTCTCTTTGTCTGCCTTTTTGGCGTCGGCTGACTTGGGTGTGGACTTTGACTCTGCTTGCTCCTTGAGTTGCTCTTCTGGCTCGTCCACAGCCATCTTAGACTCGTCCTCTGCCCGCGTCGCCTCGTAGGTCGTGACATTCTCGACATGGTACTCGCCTCGTAGGTTCACAGAACTCTTGTCGCCCAGAGGAAAGCTTTGGaacatgaagatgaagacgcgACCGCAGAAAGCAGTATCTTCTGCACGTGATAGTCGGCGCAGCAACTCGTTGCATGTTCGAAGAACAATCAATTGCTTTTGTTTGAAATGGTTTGCTGTGATTCGTTCTCTCCTCGACTCGAGGAAATCAAAGATCTTACGACAGCCAGCTATGGTTTGGCTGTCCAGTAGTTCCTCTGCTAGCCAGAACAAGAGCGCGGGATCACATTGTCCATCGTCGGAAAGAATCGAcaggatgtcgaggaggtTCCACACCTTGACATAGTCGGAAGAATCGATGGTGGTTGTCGCCTATTTTGGTCAGCGCAAGGCGCGGATCGCACCGGAGAG
Protein-coding regions in this window:
- a CDS encoding hypothetical protein (EggNog:ENOG41), which gives rise to MAAQEIDNPAAPAIAAFTTLLEEFLSQAETAKPTSAIEPALRKSDFDDLSGRVSRTADDVSSLATEGAASAIDKGRQFAIIETAARNIFSQLIVNPDSPATTTIDSSDYVKVWNLLDILSILSDDGQCDPALLFWLAEELLDSQTIAGCRKIFDFLESRRERITANHFKQKQLIVLRTCNELLRRLSRAEDTAFCGRVFIFMFQSFPLGDKSSVNLRGEYHVENVTTYEATRAEDESKMAVDEPEEQLKEQAESKSTPKSADAKKADKEKPLSTDELYPIFWSLQEYFSQPKRLFETANLSSFKEGLAATMKVFQTVHNDSRQSLKRKRESGEEDESSNTFNPKYLTSKDLFDLEISDLSFRRHILVQALIVMDFLISLSTQARERLTEALPANASVNKAVMYSDQVLSDEDAEWASDMKKTIADYLRQGADGPYFYRMVETVLARDKNWVRWKIEGCHPIKRDPVSPASFLEAKANVQKMATSKRLRSVPMGSVSLDFLKEEDEEAAMSRLKTKERYELPELDTFKRKIADDDFEIDMPTNDQTKAAAISGKASKSWRALRIAARSKLAALDKIEDPKKIDIVFEELTEVDDMEDTAEPTASEEAMPANREPIIISGVTGVGKSTIIRKLMEERKGVFAPVVRHTTREPIESEVNDRSFHFVKQQEFNQLRDGDRLIESGTRDGVDYGTSFKAIEAITESGKVPIIELDVEAAQYAKDMDFQARYVLIKTSKPELLKQRLEASGKEESAIQDIMKKLSTELESSKVDELFDTSIIDDDDVEAVKTIGNYIYGESKDTAMKDEEEDTTKSAEAKEVTMTEA